Proteins from one Juglans microcarpa x Juglans regia isolate MS1-56 chromosome 1S, Jm3101_v1.0, whole genome shotgun sequence genomic window:
- the LOC121247872 gene encoding uncharacterized protein LOC121247872 yields the protein MDLETLTIRAPEHLFMYHRRILFHPVRAFQLIVVLSCEFFFQATCGLDSMNGMLKLVKHDACGPSRDRFGVGFLDIGVGGNSSRYVNLMNYSRLRMVCTDSHSFCFPSTLPSFSSKEHERKVAALEVSRSRSNGPVSEESTMDRQWVTNKSCSLDYGMFKLVKGGIVSCSLHSKEDINGVSSIQADSPNQNCHSFCGRSLIDHCRIFWPERISMVTKTGYFDGSSSPNVEIKPNVLDWGQKCLYLPSLAFLTVSNTCNDSILHVYELFSTDFQFYPCNFSELLLRPAKVASICFVYLPRWLGLSSAHLLLQTSSGGFLFQTRGFAIESPYEILPILSLDVSSSGRWTKNVSLFNPFDERLHVKEVTVMMLASLGQVSHHTEVLCSVEKFQGSNDLGVQTFKDQLVVKSSQIGLPLLGIRPHGNWEIGPHRADAVIEIDFLREFEGKILGAFCMQLLRYSQEKPETVMIPLEAELDGKAVYDDLSGSVSAFLEPLAPCDAFETVVVAISLRNGASHMLNVVKNSEVSDTTNFHIKYMKGLLLPGNITKVALITCTQLYVELRDSPPVASNIYRSHKLFMLTNDSSSPQIKIPCQDIIHFCSRQHRNSSSGLEYQSEKVESSYTRPRSLGIGIHSPSEIKVLDIAEADILVLENWKSRGTISGMSVLNDHEVLFPMVEVGGHRSKWITVKNPSHQPVVRQLILNSGEIIDECRGPDGFTQPPSSSQPLSKELYAKNSGHLPLEVRKIRVSGTECGIVGFMVHTSKGYALEPRESTKLLISYQYDFSAALVYRDLELSLDTGILAIPMKASLPQFMFNICTKSVSWMRVKKPSVEVLLVFVTFLVFCWLFSLARASGSQDDLCKSERSSIAASSRKAGKTVLLHHKQGNGKFSVSSQVNSLLRSNGDDKTSMQSSVGRYPDGRGRVPRQGMSAQHVESMLENHKQNNQKERAFSSSLLSKSKAVENSDTIETSQQSNVTVKTGKEKGRKQRKRRGAGSKLTGLFEISSGQSGNSTPSSPLSPVTSVTAKPSRPLSPYMEQNLEATYPFTQKAHRLSEKDHLFGFATEMNILEPKVSEKHCSSSLFFPTLEQPTASRKTTNPVLLPSASFPCPDGHSPNVVLFPFSGFNFCSCSTCSSSWVQAFQPEN from the exons atGGACCTTGAAACCTTAACGATCAGAGCTCCTGAACATCTCTTCATGTACCACCGCAG GATTTTGTTTCACCCGGTCAGAGCATTCCAATTGATAGTGGTTCTTTCGTGCGAGTTTTTTTTCCAAGCTACATGTGGACTAGATTCCATGAATGGAATGCTGAAGTTGGTGAAACATGATGCATGTGGGCCCTCCAGAGATCGATTTGGTGTGGGGTTTCTGGATATTGGTGTTGGCGGTAATAGTTCTAGATATGTAAATCTAATGAACTACTCAAGGCTTAGGATGGTTTGTACTGATTCTCATTCATTCTGCTTCCCGTCAACATTACCTAGTTTTTCTTCTAAAGAGCATGAACGCAAAGTTGCTGCTTTAGAAGTTTCTAGGAGTCGGTCTAATGGTCCTGTATCTGAAGAATCTACCATGGATAGACAGTGGGTAACTAACAAAAGTTGTTCGTTGGACTATGGTATGTTCAAGTTAGTGAAAGGAGGGattgtttcttgttctttacACTCCAAAGAGGACATTAATGGGGTATCATCCATTCAAGCTGACAGTCCCAATCAAAATTGTCATTCTTTCTGTGGAAGATCTTTAATTGATCATTGCAGAATTTTTTGGCCAGAAAGGATCTCCATGGTGACAAAAACAGGTTATTTTGATGGTTCTTCTTCTCCCAATGTAGAAATTAAGCCTAATGTACTGGACTGGGGACAAAAGTGTTTGTATCTTCCTTCATTAGCTTTCTTGACCGTGTCAAATACATGCAATGACAGCATTTTACATGTCTATGAACTGTTCAGTACTGATTTTCAGTTCTATCCATGCAATTTTAGTGAGCTTTTGCTAAGACCTGCCAAAGTAGCTTCGATCTGTTTTGTGTACTTGCCTAGATGGTTGGGGTTGTCCTCTGCTCATTTGCTTTTGCAGACAAGCTCCGGTGGTTTCCTATTTCAGACTAGGGGCTTTGCTATTGAGTCGCCTTATGAAATTCTACCTATATTAAGTCTGGATGTTTCTTCCAGTGGAAGGTGGACTAAGAATGTTTCACTGTTCAATCCTTTTGATGAAAGACTTCATGTGAAGGAAGTGACTGTAATGATGTTAGCTTCTCTAGGGCAAGTTTCTCATCACACCGAAGTGCTTTGTAGTGTAGAAAAATTTCAGGGCTCTAATGACCTTGGCGTGCAAACCTTCAAGGACCAGTTGGTTGTGAAAAGTAGTCAAATTGGTTTGCCACTTTTGGGAATTAGGCCTCATGGAAACTGGGAGATAGGTCCTCATAGGGCCGATGCAGTCATAGAGATAGACTTCTTAAGAGAGTTTGAGGGGAAAATCTTGGGTGCATTTTGTATGCAGTTGCTAAGGTATTCACAAGAGAAGCCTGAGACAGTTATGATTCCTCTTGAAGCTGAACTAGATGGGAAAGCTGTCTATGATGATCTTTCTGGATCTGTATCAGCATTTCTTGAACCTCTAGCACCATGTGATGCCTTTGAAACTGTTGTTGTTGCTATCTCTCTGAGAAATGGTGCTTCTCACATGTTGAACGTTGTGAAGAATAGCGAAGTTTCAGACACgacaaattttcatatcaaataCATGAAAGGCTTACTACTTCCAGGCAATATCACAAAAGTTGCCTTGATTACTTGCACTCAGCTGTATGTTGAATTACGTGATTCTCCACCTGTAGCATCCAATATATACAGGAGCCATAAGTTATTCATGCTGACAAATGACTCCAGTAGTCCTCAGATTAAAATTCCTTGCCAGGACATAATCCATTTCTGTTCAAGACAACATAGGAACTCTTCTAGTGGACTTGAATACCAGTCTGAAAAGGTTGAATCTAGCTATACGAGGCCAAGGTCCTTGGGCATTGGCATACATTCTCCATCAGAGATTAAG GTTCTAGACATAGCAGAAGCAGATATATTGGTGCTAGAAAACTGGAAATCTCGTGGTACTATAAGTGGCATGTCTGTGCTTAATGATCACGAGGTACTCTTCCCAATGGTTGAAGTTGGAGGTCATCGCTCCAAGTGGATCACTGTAAAGAATCCTAGCCATCAGCCAGTTGTCAGACAGCTTATCCTGAACTCTGGAGAGATTATAGATGAATGCAGGGGCCCTGATGGTTTCACGCAACCACCATCCAGTAGTCAG CCATTGTCAAAAGAGCTTTATGCCAAGAACTCGGGGCACTTGCCATTGGAGGTGAGAAAAATCAGAGTTTCAGGAACAGAGTGTGGGATTGTTGGATTTATGGTGCATACTTCTAAAGGTTATGCTCTTGAACCTAGGGAATCGACAAAGCTTTTGATATCGTACCAGTATGATTTTTCTGCAGCCCTGGTATATAGAGATCTTGAACTTTCCTTGGATACTGGTATTCTTGCAATTCCCATGAAGGCAAGTTTGCCTCAGTTCATGTTTAATATCTGTACGAAATCAGTCTCCTGGATGCGAGTGAAGAAACCCTCTGTAGAAGTCCTCCTTGTTTTCGTAACGTTTCTGGTGTTCTGCTGGCTGTTTTCCCTAGCCAGAGCCTCGGGTTCCCAGGATGACTTGTGCAAGAGTGAGAGGAGTTCCATTGCTGCTTCCTCAAGGAAGGCTGGGAAAACCGTTCTTTTGCATCATAAACAGGGAAATGGTAAGTTTTCTGTCTCTAGTCAGGTAAATAGTCTCTTAAGGTCTAATGGGGATGACAAAACGTCAATGCAATCTTCTGTTGGAAGATACCCTGATGGTCGGGGTAGGGTCCCAAGACAGGGAATGTCCGCTCAACATGTGGAATCAATGCTTGAaaatcataaacaaaataatcaaaaggAAAGAGCATTTTCATCCTCTTTACTGTCAAAATCTAAAGCAGTTGAGAATTCTGATACAATAGAAACATCCCAACAAAGTAATGTTACAGTCAAAACTGGCAAAGAGAAGGGAagaaaacagaggaagagaAGGGGTGCTGGTTCCAAATTAACAGGGCTGTTTGAAATTTCTAGCGGTCAAAGTGGAAATTCTACACCTTCATCTCCCTTGTCCCCAGTCACATCTGTAACGGCTAAACCTTCACGGCCGCTATCTCCTTATATGGAACAAAATCTTGAGGCTACATATCCATTTACTCAAAAAGCACATCGACTCAGTGAGAAGGATCACCTTTTTGGATTTGCTACGGAAATGAACATATTGGAGCCTAAGGTTTCTGAAAAGCATTGCAGTAGCAGCTTGTTCTTTCCTACTCTAGAGCAGCCTACAGCATCAAGAAAAACAACTAATCCTGTGCTGTTGCCTTCTGCTTCCTTCCCTTGTCCCGACGGGCATTCCCCTAATGTGGTGCTCTTCCCCTTTTCTGGCTTCAACTTCTGCAGTTGCTCCACATGCTCGAGCTCCTGGGTCCAAGCTTTTCAACCTGAAAACTGA